In a genomic window of Novosphingobium sp. KA1:
- a CDS encoding glycosyltransferase family 1 protein, with protein MRIALFSGNYNYVRDGANQALNRLAAHLETHEGCEVRAYSPVSRSPAFEPTGTLVPVPSVALPRRREFRLALGLPRSVRRDLEQFRPDMVHVSAPDILGTRAQTYALRRGIPVVASMHTRFETYLDYYRLGWLRPLICAHLDRFYRRSDHVLAPTPALAEQFTRLRGDDHVSVWSRGIDRSLFHPARRDMAWRRAQGLRDEDFVVLFFGRLVLEKGIATFTAAMRALQKDVPARALVVGAGPAADAFAALPGTVMTGHLAGDALARAVASADAMLCPSTTEAFGNVILEAMASGVPVVSADAPSARMLLGPGQQRQAPAGYLCPPRDLAAYAGRLAALAAAPDVRRAMGAAARRNSAAYSWDAAGRSVARIYRALAPGAAGKGDQTNGQARIRAAG; from the coding sequence ATGCGGATCGCCCTTTTCTCCGGAAACTACAATTACGTTCGCGACGGCGCCAACCAGGCGCTCAACAGGCTGGCCGCCCATCTCGAAACGCACGAAGGCTGCGAAGTCCGCGCCTATTCCCCGGTCTCCCGGTCCCCCGCCTTCGAACCGACCGGCACGCTGGTCCCGGTCCCCTCGGTCGCGCTGCCGCGGCGCCGGGAGTTCCGGCTGGCACTCGGCCTGCCGCGCAGCGTCCGCCGCGATCTGGAGCAGTTCCGGCCTGACATGGTCCACGTATCCGCCCCCGACATTCTCGGCACCCGCGCCCAGACTTACGCCTTGCGCCGCGGCATCCCCGTCGTCGCCAGCATGCATACCCGTTTCGAGACCTACCTCGACTATTACCGGCTGGGCTGGCTGCGCCCGCTGATCTGCGCGCATCTCGACCGGTTCTACCGCCGCAGCGATCACGTGCTGGCCCCCACCCCCGCCCTTGCCGAGCAGTTCACGCGGCTGCGCGGCGACGATCACGTCAGCGTCTGGAGCCGGGGGATCGACCGCAGCCTGTTCCACCCCGCCCGCCGCGACATGGCATGGCGGCGGGCGCAAGGCCTGCGCGACGAGGACTTTGTCGTGCTGTTCTTCGGCCGGCTGGTGCTCGAAAAGGGCATCGCCACCTTCACCGCCGCGATGCGCGCCTTGCAGAAGGACGTTCCCGCCCGCGCGCTGGTAGTCGGCGCGGGACCGGCGGCCGATGCCTTCGCCGCGCTGCCCGGCACGGTGATGACCGGCCATCTCGCCGGTGACGCGCTGGCCCGGGCTGTCGCCAGCGCCGATGCCATGCTCTGCCCCAGCACCACCGAGGCCTTCGGCAACGTCATTCTCGAAGCGATGGCCTCGGGCGTGCCGGTGGTCAGCGCCGATGCGCCCAGCGCCCGCATGTTGCTCGGTCCCGGCCAGCAGCGGCAGGCTCCCGCCGGCTACCTCTGCCCGCCCCGGGACCTGGCGGCCTATGCCGGCCGCCTCGCGGCGCTGGCCGCCGCCCCGGACGTGCGCCGGGCCATGGGCGCAGCGGCCCGCCGGAACAGCGCCGCCTATTCCTGGGATGCCGCCGGACGGAGCGTGGCACGGATCTACCGTGCCCTCGCGCCCGGCGCGGCGGGGAAAGGCGACCAGACCAACGGGCAGGCCCGCATCCGCGCGGCAGGCTGA
- a CDS encoding GtrA family protein, with the protein MSKPLAQPEGAPLQPAGGPALAGRLLSRRVAAMLARNTAVSIGVFLVRLGILWLLVERLAVGAVGAAGVSFLVSNSLHYVIGRAWIFPGSARGIHAGYWLFLANSGIGLLLTMALFAALLYFTPMHYLIARTLVSVIAGLAVFLLNAVLNFRQV; encoded by the coding sequence ATGAGCAAGCCGCTGGCGCAGCCCGAAGGCGCCCCCCTGCAGCCTGCCGGCGGCCCTGCGCTCGCCGGCCGCCTGCTGTCGCGTCGGGTCGCCGCGATGCTGGCCCGCAACACGGCCGTCAGCATCGGCGTGTTCCTGGTCCGCCTGGGCATCCTGTGGCTGCTGGTGGAGCGGCTCGCGGTGGGCGCGGTGGGCGCTGCCGGCGTCAGTTTCCTGGTCTCCAACTCGCTGCACTATGTCATTGGGCGTGCGTGGATATTTCCCGGAAGCGCCCGCGGAATACATGCCGGATACTGGTTGTTCCTGGCCAATTCGGGCATCGGGCTGCTCCTCACCATGGCGCTTTTTGCCGCGCTGCTCTACTTCACGCCGATGCATTACCTGATTGCCCGTACCCTCGTTTCGGTCATTGCCGGGCTGGCCGTGTTCCTGCTCAACGCCGTTCTCAACTTCCGGCAGGTCTGA
- a CDS encoding ferritin-like domain-containing protein → MASGIRQRYLDVLGSIYLYNEHRGYTAIDRVLQAVRARSPDDLELIRAIEQHRRDERKHYVMFRRWFERRGVMPLALGRRFGHIDRFVELVFGRTIDRLDTQAVIDRDDLFERLCRVISLTEQRGYRQVEALLANRFVRSDPVMMRIFRVIREDEPSHWAPYEGWLERRRSRPYRRRERWTDTFIHSELLFLKLPVLFLNPFQRRRTDWPDAADAQTAAGPIAPGTAVER, encoded by the coding sequence ATGGCGAGCGGGATCAGGCAGCGTTATCTCGATGTGCTGGGATCGATCTACCTCTACAACGAACATCGCGGCTACACCGCGATCGACCGGGTGCTGCAGGCGGTGCGCGCCCGCTCCCCCGACGATCTGGAACTGATCCGCGCCATCGAGCAGCACCGCCGGGACGAACGCAAGCACTACGTGATGTTCCGAAGGTGGTTCGAACGGCGCGGGGTCATGCCGCTCGCGCTCGGCCGCCGCTTCGGCCACATCGACCGCTTCGTCGAACTCGTCTTCGGCCGGACCATCGACCGGCTCGACACCCAGGCCGTGATCGACCGCGACGACCTGTTCGAGCGGTTGTGCCGGGTGATCTCGCTGACCGAGCAGCGCGGCTACCGCCAGGTCGAGGCCCTGCTGGCAAACCGTTTCGTGCGCAGCGATCCCGTAATGATGCGGATCTTCCGCGTGATCCGCGAGGACGAGCCAAGCCACTGGGCGCCCTACGAGGGCTGGCTGGAACGGCGCCGCTCCCGCCCCTATCGCCGCCGCGAGCGCTGGACCGACACCTTCATCCATTCCGAGCTGCTGTTCCTGAAACTGCCGGTCCTGTTCCTCAACCCGTTCCAGCGCCGACGGACCGACTGGCCGGATGCCGCCGATGCGCAAACGGCCGCCGGCCCCATCGCGCCGGGAACGGCGGTGGAGCGATGA
- a CDS encoding CHAD domain-containing protein: MADTSALEEELKLELSPYDADLLADCGLLGGAPRLVSQESTYFDTPDHALARAGLSLRVRRSGRRHKQTIKADGSAAGMLVRSEWEREIAGNQPVLDEDNPVTALLGHRTALLAPVFVVENERRVWNRDGIEIALDEGRIVAGERLAPLCEVELERKGAQLDALFALAREIEARVPARICVLSKAERGYRLLGPAAPAPKAGRVRLTPQMSVADSLVLIVGHCLGHFHRNLPALLDHGDAHALHQARVAIRRLRSALSLYRPVVQEPRTLARFQRELQWLAGKLGAMREIDVLLANDDDPEAIAPLCAARRKAAGEAAAALRSKRCRMLMLDLAEWIAVGRWRRAAPDAAPEAAPDPALGEPSLGAFAAAVLTRRRKVLRKRGRHLAALGDEARHDVRKAAKKLRYAADFFAALYPQEREGRRARRFVARVERLQERLGTLNDRVTAPAVRARLGLAPRRVPTADAEKAEQARLLRAAASDYDEFATARPFWR; this comes from the coding sequence ATGGCGGACACCAGCGCACTGGAAGAAGAGCTCAAGCTCGAACTCTCGCCCTACGATGCCGACCTGCTGGCCGACTGCGGGCTGCTGGGCGGTGCGCCCCGGCTGGTTTCCCAGGAATCGACCTATTTCGACACGCCGGACCATGCGCTGGCCCGCGCGGGCCTGTCGCTGCGGGTGCGGCGCAGCGGGCGGCGCCACAAGCAGACGATCAAGGCGGATGGCAGTGCCGCCGGTATGCTCGTGCGCAGCGAATGGGAGCGCGAGATCGCCGGCAACCAGCCGGTGCTGGACGAGGACAATCCGGTGACCGCCCTGCTCGGCCACCGCACCGCGCTGCTGGCGCCGGTCTTTGTGGTCGAGAACGAGCGGCGGGTGTGGAACCGGGACGGCATCGAGATCGCGCTCGATGAGGGACGGATCGTCGCGGGCGAACGCCTGGCGCCGCTCTGCGAGGTGGAACTGGAGCGCAAGGGCGCGCAGCTTGACGCGCTTTTTGCCCTGGCCCGCGAGATCGAGGCCCGGGTTCCCGCAAGGATCTGCGTGCTCAGCAAGGCCGAGCGCGGCTATCGCCTGCTGGGGCCGGCGGCGCCCGCGCCCAAGGCGGGGCGGGTCCGCCTGACCCCGCAGATGAGCGTGGCGGATTCGCTCGTGCTGATCGTCGGCCACTGTCTCGGCCACTTTCACCGCAACCTGCCCGCGCTGCTCGACCATGGCGACGCCCATGCGCTGCATCAGGCCCGCGTCGCGATCCGGCGGCTGCGCTCGGCGCTCTCACTCTACCGTCCGGTGGTGCAGGAGCCGCGCACGCTGGCCCGCTTCCAGCGCGAGCTGCAATGGCTGGCCGGAAAGCTGGGCGCCATGCGCGAGATCGACGTGCTGCTCGCGAACGACGACGATCCGGAGGCCATCGCCCCGCTCTGCGCCGCCAGACGCAAGGCTGCGGGCGAAGCGGCGGCGGCGCTGCGCTCCAAGCGGTGCCGCATGCTGATGCTCGACCTTGCCGAATGGATCGCGGTCGGCCGCTGGCGCCGCGCCGCTCCCGATGCAGCCCCCGAGGCGGCCCCCGATCCCGCTTTGGGCGAGCCGTCCCTCGGCGCCTTTGCCGCCGCAGTGCTGACCCGTCGCCGCAAGGTCCTGCGCAAGCGCGGCCGCCATCTGGCGGCGCTCGGCGACGAAGCCCGCCATGACGTCCGCAAGGCCGCCAAGAAGCTGCGCTATGCGGCCGACTTCTTTGCCGCGCTCTATCCGCAGGAACGCGAAGGCCGCCGCGCCAGGCGCTTTGTCGCCCGCGTGGAAAGGCTGCAGGAGCGGCTCGGCACGCTCAACGACCGGGTCACCGCGCCGGCGGTCCGTGCCCGGCTGGGCCTTGCGCCGCGCCGGGTTCCGACCGCCGATGCCGAAAAGGCCGAGCAGGCCCGCCTGCTGCGTGCGGCCGCCAGCGACTACGACGAATTCGCAACCGCAAGGCCTTTCTGGCGTTGA
- a CDS encoding FUSC family protein produces MTDPAAPASAPSRPAAIARPRARPSQARTLVRWAARRLELRSFGLVPEQFSHAEGLRAALAVALPLALAVGTGHPGMGWAVFAAFWTCLCDAPGPDRLRRRLLGTFVVCGALIALTGSWIAAAAPFAGMIVGPLFVFAAVLWSSRIAYGGLLGTLLAVVAVVAVGFRQPLALASVQAAAFLGGAAWAYLLINHLWRIDPLLPLARASEAVVIRLQDMADSLVVLGEGRHRDDRWHSEHAEHRRTVRMAIERLRAMLERYAGDPAATGPYARACRAAETLFAALIALDQAYIDRIGPVDERLATARACRTTLLAWRLTQTRGHHGPRPLRWAAARLDRLRPRLGESLFAGCTLAFAKALDSLADPAPALTPAPDPPPTTHAMGFAPPALRQALRQSAGLIAVYYAAIVLHLGYPYWAAMAVVVVLQGGARVTWTRCLERILGSLLGGLIAMALLLVFHGPLALSLLALALACDAIALRSVNYTAFVVFLTMLFVIVTEMLQPGAGIAGARIVDNVIGSLAALLAVFLLWPDFGASLKVRIAEGIAANRAYFDAVEAQGPVAEIEAARRRAGLASVEAEIALHDVGRLPRRFRLAEQGSALRDLRTIAGQAAIGWHRRLGQSGRGEPQ; encoded by the coding sequence ATGACCGATCCAGCCGCCCCTGCTTCCGCCCCGTCCCGCCCCGCTGCCATCGCCCGCCCGCGCGCCAGGCCGTCGCAGGCGCGCACCCTGGTGCGCTGGGCGGCGCGGCGGCTGGAACTGCGCTCGTTCGGGCTGGTGCCGGAGCAGTTCAGCCATGCCGAGGGGCTGCGCGCGGCGCTCGCGGTGGCGCTGCCGCTGGCCCTCGCGGTCGGCACCGGCCACCCCGGCATGGGCTGGGCGGTATTTGCCGCCTTCTGGACCTGCCTGTGCGATGCCCCCGGTCCGGACCGCCTGCGGCGGCGCCTGCTCGGCACCTTTGTGGTCTGCGGCGCGCTGATCGCGCTGACCGGCTCGTGGATCGCCGCTGCCGCCCCCTTCGCGGGCATGATCGTCGGGCCGCTGTTTGTCTTCGCCGCCGTCCTGTGGTCTTCGCGCATCGCCTATGGCGGCCTGCTGGGCACGCTGCTCGCGGTCGTCGCGGTGGTCGCGGTGGGCTTCCGCCAGCCGCTGGCCCTGGCGAGCGTGCAGGCGGCGGCCTTCCTGGGCGGCGCGGCCTGGGCCTACCTGCTCATCAACCACCTCTGGCGGATCGACCCGCTGCTGCCACTCGCCCGCGCCAGCGAGGCGGTCGTCATCCGCCTTCAGGACATGGCGGACAGCCTCGTGGTGCTGGGCGAGGGGCGGCACCGGGACGACCGCTGGCACAGCGAACATGCCGAACACCGCCGCACCGTGCGCATGGCGATCGAACGCCTGCGGGCGATGCTGGAGCGTTATGCCGGCGATCCCGCGGCGACCGGACCCTACGCCCGCGCCTGCCGTGCCGCCGAAACCCTGTTCGCGGCGCTGATCGCGCTCGACCAGGCCTACATCGACCGGATCGGCCCGGTCGACGAACGGCTCGCCACCGCCCGCGCCTGCCGCACGACCCTGCTGGCCTGGCGCCTGACGCAAACCCGCGGGCACCACGGACCGCGCCCGCTGCGCTGGGCGGCGGCGCGACTGGACCGGCTGCGGCCGCGCCTGGGGGAAAGCCTGTTTGCCGGCTGCACGCTGGCTTTTGCCAAAGCGCTGGATAGCCTGGCAGACCCCGCCCCGGCCCTTACGCCCGCCCCCGACCCGCCCCCCACCACGCACGCAATGGGCTTCGCACCGCCCGCCCTGCGCCAGGCGCTGCGCCAGTCCGCCGGGCTGATCGCGGTCTATTACGCCGCCATCGTGCTCCACCTCGGCTATCCCTACTGGGCGGCGATGGCGGTCGTGGTCGTGCTGCAGGGCGGCGCGCGGGTGACCTGGACGCGCTGCCTGGAACGCATTCTCGGCAGCCTGCTCGGCGGGCTGATCGCGATGGCGCTGCTGCTGGTGTTCCACGGCCCGCTGGCGCTTTCGCTGCTGGCCCTGGCGCTCGCCTGCGACGCGATCGCGCTGCGTTCGGTCAACTACACCGCCTTCGTGGTGTTCCTGACGATGCTCTTCGTGATCGTCACCGAGATGCTCCAGCCCGGCGCGGGCATTGCCGGTGCGCGGATCGTCGACAACGTGATCGGCAGCCTCGCCGCGCTGCTGGCGGTGTTCCTGCTCTGGCCGGACTTCGGCGCCTCGCTCAAGGTCCGGATCGCGGAGGGCATCGCCGCCAACCGTGCCTACTTCGACGCCGTGGAGGCGCAAGGGCCGGTCGCCGAGATCGAGGCCGCCCGCCGCCGCGCCGGGCTGGCCAGCGTCGAGGCGGAGATCGCCCTCCACGATGTCGGCCGCCTGCCGCGCCGCTTCCGCCTGGCCGAACAGGGCAGCGCCTTGCGGGACCTGCGCACGATTGCCGGGCAGGCGGCGATCGGCTGGCATCGGCGCCTCGGGCAGTCCGGGCGCGGCGAGCCACAGTGA